In Rutidosis leptorrhynchoides isolate AG116_Rl617_1_P2 unplaced genomic scaffold, CSIRO_AGI_Rlap_v1 contig249, whole genome shotgun sequence, the sequence AGACTCCTCATCCCGAGAATTTCATAGACAACAACAATAGCCCTGATGGTTCACCTTGTAAGTGCGTATTAGACGAGTTGAGACAACTGAAGTTAGAGAGAAACAAGTTGGTGGACGAACTAGCCAAATGTGCACAAGATCTTTGTAACGCTAAGTTGGAGTTGCAGGAAATGGAGCAGtgtctcggagaattgaaacctcAATTAGAATCATCTGAAAAGAAATGCAGTTTGGTAGACACTCAGCTCAAATGTATGACAGAGTCTTACAAGTTGCTCGACAGGCGAGCTCAGGAGTTAGAATCTGAGGTAAACCTTCTACAAGAGAAGAAAACAATGTTAGAGAATGACTTGATGGAAGAAAGAAACAATCATCGAGATGCTTTGGCTCGCTGCAAGGATCTTCAAGAGAGATTGCTAAGGTTAGTAATAACTAATATGCATTCCCTAGCTCATGCTTTAAAAAGTACTTTTTATGTGGTAGTTCTCATTGCACTGTTAAGTGTTAAGTGTACAATCTGTTAACTTAACTAATATTTAATGGCCCATTTGTTTTTTCCAGGAATGTCAACTGCTCAACATGTTCTGCTTCATCAGCCGGAGGTTCAGACATAAAATCCCAACAGGTACGACCAATATCCCAACAAATCGAATCGGTTGGATATTCTTGTTTATAGACATGGTGGTTCATTTTTAGCTTTCGTTCTGGATTTAAACTTTTCTATCCATCCTTTCCCATGGTAGGAGAAGGAGATAGTGGCAACAGCGGAGAAGCTTGCAGAATGTCAAGAAACCATTAATTTTCTCAGTAAGCAATTAAAATCTTTGCTCTCTCCCCAAGAAATGCCAGTCTCTCAGAATACGGAGTAAAATGCTTGAAAATTCATGTAGTAGTGTCTAGACAAGTTACTGGTAAccgtttttatgtgaatagtattaTTGTAATTCCTCGTCAAGTCTGTTTGACGGATTTGAAAACTATTGATCGATATCTTCATCACAAAACTATTCGCGTATATTGAAGATGTGGTGATCGATTTTTGTCGATAATATTTGTTGCTAAGTGTTTCTCTAATCTTATATCCGATGTTGTTTCTACTTCTGAGATTATTTATATTTCACGAACCAAATAAAAGCATATTGATTATCAGACCATTTATTAAAAAGAAAAACATTATAAGACAGCAAATGCATGCTTTATTTAGACTGTTCCGATCAATTTTGGTCCGTAATGGGATGTGTACGTAGCTTACGTTCGTCGGAAAGCTGACGGGTAAACATTATAAAAAGGAACATCATTTGAAATTCATGATCCTCCAAATACATCTTTAAGTGCACTGTTACATGCTACTCAAGGAAAAACATCAAGCTAGCTCCATGATGGACATGGACACAACCAATAGCtacattaatattaaaaaaaaaaacactaatcaCTAATTAAaaaatgttagtaataatattgtCCATTTTCATCTGATCATAGCTGTTAAGGAGAGGAAAACATCTTCTTCACAAGGTATTGTAAGACCCATATCATGGTTGAATCCAAACTCTTCCTCAGCTCTATGAAGTAAATATTGAAACTCAGGATGACCTAACCATGAGATTGGGACAATAAACCTTCTCCTATTATCTCCTATGTATATTGCAAAGTGCCCTTTTGGGACATCATCCGGCAACCTCCCACTAGAATCTGAACTATTCTTCGTCTTCCCGAAACTCGAGCATCTCTTCAGGATTTGCTTGAGAGCTGCTGATTGTGTTAAGTTGATCGATTTCCTTATCgccatttttttttctgtttaagaCGATTAATTTTTTAGAGGTTCTTCTCTAAAATCTTTTTGATATTTGAAAGTGTAGTGATGGGAAATAAAGAAGAGATTAAGAGGTATTTATAGAGGAAGAGAGTGTATAAATGTGAGCAAGAGAGGGAGAATTATGGAGATTATAGAAATTGTATTGACCAATATTATGTAAGCATGTGTTTTTATTTTGTTGCCTACAATTCCTAAACAAGTGCTTGCAATGCAAGTTTCCTACCCTACAACCATTGAGGATCATACCCTACAAATGTTGGATGCTCTTAGGACAAAACAAAGGTCCCTCCTTTTGTTATATGTATTTATTAATTGATGTTTCCCAAATCATGTATACATTTTCCTATCTTTTTTTAAGTAGTCTCCATCTGAGTGAGGCATAATTGTGTGGGAGCATAAAAATTTGTGGTGCTTTAATTGTAGCTTAATTAGCATTGATCAAGCCATTGTATACAAAAGGTTTTAATCTTTAATTATTGTCCAATATAAAGAATTTCTAATGGGGAAAAAATGGATACATATTTATGATGAAGAGCTAATGACTCAACACCTAACAAAAATATCAACATCACATTATTATTACAaagagtatagttttatataattatAAGAACTCGAAGGTGAATCTTGATTTAACTTTTGATTTTGAGGTGTCTACGTGTCTCGTTTTTACCGATGTTTAAACGTTAGGAGCAAAAATTAATATCGACtgcatcaaatatatttttattttgtattattaacatattttttCATAACTCTTAAAACGGAAAGTCTTAATACATCAAGATTTGTCTTTTTTTATATCAACGCATCGTATATGGAATGAGAATTTATTGATGGTACGTACAAACACATTACACTcaagcacatttaaattctttgtATAGTATACATACCACCTTTATCATAACCTTGATCAAATGAAATTCTACCATTTATGTTTGCTTTCATTGAGTTTAATTTGACCTATATGACATGTGCTTGGAGTTGGAGTTGGACGTACTAAAAGAAGTAGACAAATGAACCCctagttttataaaactaattGATCATCCACACTTCTTTTTTCTTCTTTCATCTATTCATATATGTATAGAGTCTATTAATCTTTAGGGACACCTCAAAGGAACAAATTTTCTGGTAAATTAATTTGGGACCACAAATTAAACCGAATTTTTGTCCCGCACGTACCTTTGTCTAGGGTTTTTATGTATCCTCTTGTTAAAGCCCTTTCGTCGACAAGCTCACATCAATGCCGTTGAAtgggaacatatatacatatatataatatgaattaATGTATGGCGATAATTAAAATTATTCACTTGAAATACGGCTAACCTTTCATTATATCCACCACAAAGAATGGAGGAAACAAATAATGAACTCATGTTATTATCGTACGGAGAAGTTCTTGTGCACGCTACACCACGTCACCATCTAAACATaaaacatatatatcaaaattcCGCACATATAATTTTTAGGACCCACAAAAAATTTAATTACATTACTACATCATATATATAAAGGGGAATCGTGAGCTCTTGAGGAgaaataataaaattgatattttattttatatagatCAAATGAGTGTCGAATTTTGATATAGGTATAAATATCGACATTGTTATATAATGTGCAAATAAGAATttgtttatgttatgtacacacgAGAAGGACAAAGTAAGGGAAGAGTATTATAATGTTTAGACTTTACCTAAATTTCAAAGTAACAGTTGTTCTCATCATTTTAAGATAAGGACCGATTTCAGATTTTTGCTAAAACACAGGGACTATTACCATaagtacccttttttttttttttttgaatttcaaCGGACTAGTTTTATTAAAGCATCAATCTGTCCAATTGGACTACAGAGAGTACAGAATTTGGCAGATTACTAGAATCAAAAGATGAAAAATAAGAACTAACGGGCAGCTGTGCAAGAGCATGAGCCACCTTATTGCCATTTCTACCAATAAACTTAAAAGAACATGAAGTAAAATAACTACTAGCCAAATTCTTGAACTCTTCAATGATTAGTCCGCTACTCGCAAAGCTAGGAACATCCGAATTAAGCTCCTTGATAAGAGTTAAGCAGTCTCCCTCAACTTCAATATGATCTATACCCAACTGCGAAGCAAACTGGACTGCCCTCTTAGCAGTAAGAATCTCTGCACTAAGAGCCGACTCCGTGCTAGGAAGCAAACCAGCTGCCGCAACAATAACATCACCATGATCGTTCCTTAAAACACAGCCAA encodes:
- the LOC139882261 gene encoding protein SMALL AUXIN UP-REGULATED RNA 16-like, with product MAIRKSINLTQSAALKQILKRCSSFGKTKNSSDSSGRLPDDVPKGHFAIYIGDNRRRFIVPISWLGHPEFQYLLHRAEEEFGFNHDMGLTIPCEEDVFLSLTAMIR